The following proteins come from a genomic window of Corynebacterium sp. P4-C1:
- a CDS encoding multicopper oxidase family protein → MKREFGRRTFFKGMLLATAATATACAGPGGVRFRQTAPEGAKEEYRDLPVPELYEGELEGGTRRFELTAQAGQTEILPGKMTDTWGFNGAWLGPTLYMRRGEHIEMKVNNEVTEPTVVHWHGLHLPAAADGGPALMFDPGTSWEPSWDMDQPASTCWYHPHPHNVSGLHAYRGLAGGLIVADDESDALELPHDYGVDDIPVIITDAKFRADASLDSTFDPDYGLLGTTPLINGITKPQFTATTRRVRLRLVNGATMRFHNLVVGKPFHVIATDQGLLSEPVEVDSILLSPGERAEILVDLEPGEDLMLRSDGVPDGGGLPKEEVANGFGLRDTFDLVKITGPDENTPEVGEVPGTLVGVDKPDASGAVEREFALSGFEINGQTMDMERVDVVVDHSGPEIWRVTNENADWPHNFHIHNARFTVESVDGGAVAFTQGWHDTIFVPPQTTVTLLVEFGYHPDPTLAYMYHCHMLYHEDQGMMGQYVIVEPGQQPALEKHTGRH, encoded by the coding sequence ATGAAACGGGAATTCGGACGGCGCACGTTCTTCAAGGGCATGCTGCTCGCCACGGCGGCGACGGCGACCGCCTGCGCAGGACCGGGTGGTGTCCGTTTCCGTCAGACCGCGCCCGAGGGTGCGAAAGAGGAGTACCGCGACCTGCCGGTGCCGGAGCTGTACGAAGGCGAGCTGGAGGGTGGCACCCGCCGCTTCGAGCTCACCGCGCAGGCGGGACAGACTGAAATCCTGCCGGGCAAGATGACCGACACGTGGGGCTTCAACGGTGCGTGGCTCGGCCCCACGCTGTACATGCGCCGCGGCGAGCACATCGAGATGAAGGTCAACAACGAGGTGACCGAGCCCACCGTCGTGCACTGGCACGGCCTCCACCTGCCGGCGGCCGCCGACGGCGGACCCGCGCTCATGTTCGACCCGGGCACGTCCTGGGAACCGTCCTGGGACATGGACCAGCCGGCATCGACCTGCTGGTATCATCCGCACCCGCACAATGTCTCCGGACTGCACGCCTACCGGGGTCTCGCTGGCGGCCTGATCGTCGCGGACGACGAATCCGACGCCCTCGAGTTGCCCCACGACTATGGCGTCGACGACATTCCCGTCATCATCACCGACGCCAAGTTCCGCGCGGACGCCAGCCTGGACTCGACTTTCGACCCCGACTACGGGCTGCTAGGGACCACTCCGCTCATCAACGGCATCACCAAGCCGCAGTTCACCGCAACCACGCGCCGGGTCCGTCTGCGCTTGGTCAACGGTGCGACGATGCGCTTCCACAACCTTGTCGTGGGGAAGCCCTTCCACGTCATCGCCACCGACCAAGGACTGTTGAGCGAACCGGTGGAGGTCGACAGTATCCTGCTCAGCCCCGGCGAACGCGCCGAGATCCTCGTCGACCTCGAGCCCGGCGAGGACCTCATGCTGCGTAGCGACGGCGTCCCCGACGGCGGCGGTCTCCCCAAGGAAGAGGTAGCCAACGGTTTCGGCCTCCGGGATACCTTCGACCTAGTGAAGATCACTGGCCCCGATGAGAACACCCCGGAGGTGGGGGAGGTGCCGGGGACGCTGGTGGGCGTCGATAAGCCTGACGCTTCCGGCGCAGTCGAGCGCGAGTTCGCGCTGAGTGGATTCGAGATCAACGGGCAGACAATGGACATGGAACGCGTCGACGTCGTCGTCGACCACTCCGGCCCCGAGATCTGGCGGGTGACCAATGAGAACGCGGACTGGCCGCACAACTTCCACATCCACAACGCGCGGTTCACGGTGGAGTCCGTCGACGGCGGGGCCGTTGCGTTCACCCAGGGCTGGCACGACACGATTTTCGTGCCTCCACAAACGACGGTGACCTTGCTCGTGGAATTCGGCTACCACCCGGACCCCACCCTGGCGTACATGTACCACTGCCACATGCTCTACCACGAAGACCAGGGAATGATGGGCCAGTACGTCATTGTCGAACCCGGTCAGCAGCCCGCGCTGGAGAAGCACACCGGGCGGCACTAG
- a CDS encoding multicopper oxidase family protein, whose translation MTGATDSTRSLPIPPLYEGTLDGNVRRFELTAQEGEYEILPGTTTKTWGFNGPFLGPTLYMRREEQIDMTVHNELPDPTVVHWHGLHLPVTADGGPALMFDPGESWSPSWTVEQPASTCWYHPHPHGESAIQAYRGLVGAIVLDDDTTTAGIPGLPSRYGVDDIPVLIRDANFDDDGQLNADDGWLGDTLIVNGITSPRFEATTRRLRLRILNGSTMRFLNLTLGVPFQIVATDQGLLETPVEAESILLTSGERVEIVVDLEPGKDLALRSDGLPRFADLPDEETAQTFGVTDLFDVLAIGAPPEEAPAFPPLPETLIEFEEPEKATVQREFRLKDMEINGKQMDMSRVDEVVDHRGPEIWKVTNENAAKLHNFHVHDARFLVTDVENGRIDFSAGWHDTINVPPLATVTLHVDFGYYPDPTLAYMYHCHMLNHEDHGMMGQFVIVEPGQKPELQSHSH comes from the coding sequence ATGACCGGCGCAACAGATTCGACACGATCGCTGCCGATCCCGCCGCTGTATGAAGGGACACTCGACGGCAATGTCCGCCGCTTCGAGCTGACCGCGCAGGAAGGCGAATACGAAATCCTGCCGGGCACGACGACGAAGACGTGGGGTTTCAATGGGCCGTTCCTCGGTCCGACGCTGTACATGCGGCGCGAGGAACAGATCGACATGACGGTGCACAATGAGCTGCCCGATCCTACTGTTGTCCACTGGCACGGTCTCCACCTGCCGGTCACGGCAGACGGGGGACCGGCGCTCATGTTCGATCCGGGCGAGTCGTGGTCGCCGTCGTGGACCGTCGAACAGCCTGCGTCGACGTGCTGGTACCACCCGCACCCCCACGGCGAATCCGCGATCCAGGCGTACCGCGGGCTCGTCGGCGCCATCGTGCTTGACGACGACACCACCACCGCCGGCATCCCCGGCTTGCCCTCCCGTTACGGGGTGGACGACATCCCGGTGTTGATTAGAGACGCGAATTTCGACGACGACGGCCAGCTCAACGCCGACGACGGTTGGCTCGGCGACACCTTGATCGTCAACGGGATCACCAGTCCGCGCTTTGAGGCGACGACCCGGCGATTACGCCTGCGCATCCTCAATGGGTCGACGATGCGATTTTTGAATCTCACGCTCGGGGTTCCCTTCCAGATCGTCGCCACCGATCAAGGACTGCTGGAAACTCCGGTGGAAGCGGAATCGATCTTGCTCACTTCCGGCGAGCGTGTGGAGATCGTCGTGGATCTCGAGCCCGGAAAGGATCTCGCGTTGCGCAGTGACGGTCTGCCGCGCTTCGCCGACCTGCCCGACGAAGAAACCGCGCAGACCTTCGGTGTCACCGACCTCTTCGACGTGCTCGCGATCGGTGCGCCGCCGGAAGAAGCGCCCGCGTTCCCGCCGCTACCGGAGACACTCATCGAATTTGAGGAGCCCGAGAAGGCCACCGTCCAGCGTGAATTCCGTTTGAAGGACATGGAGATCAACGGCAAGCAGATGGACATGTCGCGTGTAGACGAGGTGGTGGACCACCGCGGTCCTGAGATCTGGAAAGTCACGAACGAGAATGCCGCCAAGCTGCACAATTTCCACGTGCACGACGCGCGCTTTCTGGTCACCGACGTCGAGAACGGCCGCATCGACTTCAGTGCGGGCTGGCACGACACGATCAATGTTCCGCCGCTCGCGACGGTCACCCTGCACGTCGACTTCGGCTACTACCCGGACCCGACCTTGGCGTACATGTACCACTGCCACATGCTCAACCACGAGGACCACGGAATGATGGGGCAGTTCGTCATCGTCGAACCGGGGCAGAAGCCGGAACTCCAGAGCCATTCGCACTAG
- a CDS encoding MFS transporter: MPHEEHNARRFIWSNGLQNIGDQVVAPKTVLPWLFTAAGVPAGFTSFLVPIRESGSMLPQFALSPWVTSAASRKRVWLIGSWGQFIAAALIAVAAMFLNGTALGVAVLVLLGIQACFRAICSIAGKDVQGRTISKGHRGDITGRATALGGGFTLAVGLALTFLPNDLPRWILVLLLGIGASTWAFASLVFSGIKEPESEPDDNAATHGFKEMWSLVTSDKDLQKFLVVRSLMLVTALSTPFIVVLGQEQGSDLTGLGAFIIASGGAALLGGRVSGKWSDKSSKNAMGWAAGAASTVLVLLVLSARFVPADINAWVMPAGFFLVNLAHTTVRVSRKTYLVDMATGDNRTLITGVSNTVMGVMLLVVGAVSSVVAAFGTQAALIFLAVIGFVGVFGASNLREVSAGAA; encoded by the coding sequence ATGCCGCATGAAGAGCACAACGCGCGCCGTTTCATCTGGTCGAACGGCCTACAAAACATCGGTGACCAGGTTGTCGCCCCGAAAACTGTGCTACCGTGGCTGTTCACCGCCGCCGGCGTTCCCGCTGGATTCACATCATTTCTGGTGCCGATCCGCGAGTCCGGCTCCATGCTCCCCCAGTTCGCGCTGAGCCCGTGGGTGACATCGGCGGCGTCCCGCAAGCGAGTCTGGCTGATCGGCTCCTGGGGGCAGTTCATCGCGGCGGCACTGATCGCTGTGGCAGCGATGTTCCTGAACGGCACCGCACTCGGTGTCGCTGTCTTGGTGCTGCTCGGCATCCAGGCGTGCTTCCGGGCTATCTGCTCGATCGCGGGCAAAGACGTGCAGGGACGCACAATCTCGAAGGGGCATCGCGGCGACATCACCGGGCGCGCAACGGCGCTCGGCGGCGGATTCACTCTGGCGGTCGGTTTGGCCCTGACATTCCTGCCGAACGACTTGCCGCGCTGGATCCTCGTGCTGCTGCTCGGCATCGGCGCATCCACCTGGGCGTTTGCCTCGCTCGTCTTCTCCGGAATCAAAGAGCCGGAATCGGAACCGGACGATAACGCCGCCACCCACGGTTTCAAGGAAATGTGGTCGCTGGTCACGAGTGATAAGGACCTGCAGAAATTCCTCGTCGTGCGCTCGCTGATGCTGGTCACCGCACTGTCGACGCCGTTCATTGTCGTGCTCGGCCAGGAGCAAGGCTCGGATCTGACGGGGCTTGGTGCCTTCATCATCGCCTCCGGGGGCGCAGCGCTGCTCGGCGGACGCGTGTCCGGCAAATGGTCTGATAAATCCTCTAAGAACGCGATGGGCTGGGCGGCCGGCGCAGCCTCGACCGTGCTGGTGCTGCTCGTTCTCAGCGCGCGCTTCGTTCCGGCCGACATCAACGCCTGGGTCATGCCCGCGGGATTCTTCCTCGTCAACCTCGCGCACACGACAGTGCGCGTGAGCCGCAAGACCTACCTGGTTGACATGGCCACCGGTGACAACCGCACCTTGATCACCGGCGTGTCCAACACTGTCATGGGCGTCATGCTGCTCGTGGTGGGCGCTGTGTCCTCAGTCGTCGCCGCCTTCGGCACCCAAGCCGCTCTGATATTCCTCGCGGTCATCGGCTTCGTCGGCGTGTTCGGTGCGTCGAATTTGCGTGAAGTCTCTGCGGGAGCAGCCTAA
- the glmU gene encoding bifunctional UDP-N-acetylglucosamine diphosphorylase/glucosamine-1-phosphate N-acetyltransferase GlmU, producing MKSTTQKTLHEIGGRSLLSHSLHAAAGISPAHLVAVVGHQRDQVSPAVDGIAEDMQVTILQAVQEEQNGTGHAVQVGLGAIPDFNGTVVVTNGDVPLLRTETIEALVDKHESAQAAVTVLSLEFEDPTGYGRIIRDSDGNVREIVEEKDANDEQRAVTEVNSGVFAFDGAVLRDALTRINSDNAQGELYITDVLGIAVNDGRTVTAFTAPDARELAGVNDRVQLAAAGKELNRRLVERAMRGGATIVDPDTTWIGVDVEIGQDVTIHPNTQLWGSTVIGDGAVVGPDTTLTDFEVGTRASVVRTHGELGVVGEEAAVGPFTYIRPGTTLGARGKLGGFVEAKNAQIGDGSKVPHLTYIGDATVGRESNIGASSVFVNYDGVNKHRTTIGDHCRTGSDTMFVAPVTVGDGAYTGAGTVVTKDVPAGALAVKEGHQRNIEGWVEKNRPGTDAAEASQRARESELKGDTTNDR from the coding sequence ATGAAGTCGACGACGCAGAAGACCCTCCACGAAATCGGCGGGCGCAGCCTCTTGTCGCATTCGCTGCACGCGGCCGCCGGGATCTCCCCCGCCCACCTCGTCGCCGTGGTCGGCCACCAGCGCGACCAGGTCTCCCCGGCCGTGGACGGCATCGCCGAGGACATGCAGGTAACCATCCTCCAGGCCGTCCAGGAGGAGCAGAATGGCACCGGCCACGCCGTGCAGGTCGGCTTGGGCGCCATCCCCGATTTCAACGGAACTGTCGTGGTCACCAATGGCGATGTGCCGCTGCTGCGGACGGAGACGATCGAGGCGCTCGTCGATAAGCATGAAAGCGCGCAGGCCGCTGTAACTGTGCTGTCCCTGGAATTCGAGGACCCGACGGGCTACGGGCGCATCATCCGCGACAGCGACGGCAACGTGCGCGAAATCGTCGAGGAAAAGGACGCGAACGACGAACAGCGCGCGGTCACCGAGGTCAACTCCGGTGTCTTCGCTTTCGACGGCGCTGTACTGCGTGATGCGCTGACCCGCATCAACTCCGATAACGCGCAGGGTGAGCTGTACATCACCGACGTGCTCGGCATCGCGGTGAACGACGGCCGGACCGTCACTGCGTTCACCGCCCCCGACGCGCGGGAGCTCGCCGGCGTCAACGACCGCGTGCAGCTCGCCGCCGCCGGCAAGGAACTCAACCGCCGCCTCGTCGAGCGCGCCATGCGCGGCGGCGCCACCATCGTCGACCCTGACACCACCTGGATTGGCGTCGACGTGGAAATCGGCCAGGACGTCACCATCCACCCGAACACCCAGCTGTGGGGCTCCACCGTGATCGGCGACGGCGCCGTCGTCGGCCCCGACACCACCCTGACCGACTTCGAGGTCGGGACCCGCGCCTCCGTTGTGCGCACCCACGGCGAACTCGGCGTCGTCGGCGAAGAAGCCGCCGTGGGCCCGTTTACCTACATCCGCCCGGGCACCACCCTCGGCGCACGCGGCAAGCTCGGCGGCTTCGTCGAGGCCAAGAACGCGCAGATCGGCGACGGCTCGAAGGTGCCCCACCTGACCTACATCGGCGACGCGACCGTAGGCCGTGAATCGAATATCGGCGCCTCCAGCGTCTTCGTCAACTACGACGGCGTGAACAAGCACCGCACCACCATCGGCGACCACTGCCGCACAGGCTCCGACACCATGTTCGTCGCTCCCGTCACGGTCGGCGATGGGGCGTACACCGGCGCAGGTACAGTAGTGACTAAAGATGTGCCCGCCGGCGCCCTCGCCGTCAAGGAAGGACACCAGCGCAACATCGAAGGCTGGGTGGAGAAGAACCGCCCCGGCACGGACGCGGCCGAAGCCTCCCAGCGCGCACGCGAGAGTGAACTGAAAGGTGACACCACCAATGACCGGTAA
- a CDS encoding ribose-phosphate diphosphokinase, with protein sequence MTGKKVESHKDLKVFSGRAHPELAEKVAEELGIDLVPTTARDFANGEIFIRFDESVRGADCFVMQSHTQPLNKWLMEQLIMIDALKRGSAKRITAILPFYPYARQDKKHRGREPISARLVADLLTAAGADRIVSVDLHTDQIQGFFDGPVDHMHAMPILTDYIKSKYPLDNLVVVSPDAGRVKTAEKWANTLGDAPMAFVHKTRDIDAANKVVSNRVVGDVQGKDCVLLDDMIDTGGTIAGAVGVLKDAGARSVVIATTHGVFSDPARERLSTCGAEEVITTDTLPQSTEGWSNLTVLSIAPLLARTIHEIFENGSVTTLFEGQA encoded by the coding sequence ATGACCGGTAAGAAAGTCGAAAGCCACAAGGACCTCAAGGTCTTCTCCGGCCGGGCCCATCCCGAGCTCGCCGAAAAGGTCGCCGAGGAGCTGGGCATCGACCTCGTGCCCACCACCGCACGCGACTTCGCCAACGGCGAGATCTTCATCCGCTTCGACGAGTCCGTCCGCGGCGCCGACTGCTTTGTCATGCAGTCCCACACCCAGCCGCTGAACAAGTGGCTGATGGAGCAGCTCATCATGATCGACGCGCTCAAGCGCGGCTCCGCCAAGCGCATCACCGCGATCCTGCCGTTCTACCCGTACGCGCGCCAGGACAAGAAGCACCGCGGCCGCGAGCCGATCTCCGCCCGCCTAGTCGCAGACCTGCTCACCGCTGCCGGAGCGGACCGCATTGTCTCCGTCGACCTGCACACGGACCAGATCCAAGGCTTTTTCGACGGACCGGTCGACCACATGCACGCGATGCCGATCCTGACCGACTACATCAAGTCAAAGTATCCGCTGGACAACCTCGTAGTGGTCTCCCCGGATGCGGGCCGCGTGAAAACCGCTGAGAAGTGGGCCAACACGCTCGGCGATGCCCCGATGGCTTTCGTGCACAAGACCCGCGACATCGATGCCGCGAACAAGGTCGTGTCCAACCGCGTCGTCGGTGATGTTCAGGGCAAGGACTGCGTCCTGCTCGACGACATGATCGACACCGGCGGTACCATCGCCGGCGCGGTCGGCGTGCTCAAGGATGCCGGTGCCCGTTCGGTGGTCATCGCCACCACCCACGGCGTCTTCTCCGATCCGGCACGCGAGCGCCTGTCCACCTGCGGCGCGGAGGAGGTCATCACGACCGACACTCTGCCGCAGTCCACGGAGGGCTGGAGCAACCTCACCGTTCTCTCCATCGCCCCGCTTCTCGCGCGCACGATCCACGAGATCTTCGAGAACGGCTCCGTGACCACCCTCTTCGAGGGCCAGGCCTAG
- a CDS encoding MFS transporter, giving the protein MVSPKVATAPLIDGPSLTSERRRVVAATTVGTAIEWYDFFLYAATAGLVFKAAIFTPLGPAGGTLFAFLTVGLSFLFRPLGAFLAGHFADKLGRRAVLMVTLLAMGGATTLIGLLPTYETIGVLSPVLLVLLRLVQGISAGGEWGSAVLLAVEHAPDGKRGLFGASPQIGAPAGLLLSSGALYLMNIIAPGDAFLEWGWRVPFLFSALLVLLGWWVRKGVDESPVYEEMAEISSNQTSNPIGTLFRNYTPVVIAGALLFAANSVLGYMTTGGYIQNYTTDPDGMALDRGPILFAVTVAGAVWMVSTFFTGWLSDRLGRKTTLVGGFVVQIVAALVLFPLVNTADMGKIYVALIFLALALGFTYGQIAALYAELFPASVRASGTSITYAIGAILGGAFTPFIASWIYEATGSSWGITTYLVGASVIGLAVAVCLRERADIPLDPSNEHVQRTGHFIWQR; this is encoded by the coding sequence ATGGTTTCACCGAAAGTAGCAACCGCACCGCTTATCGACGGCCCCTCCCTCACCTCCGAACGCCGCCGCGTGGTAGCAGCCACGACGGTGGGCACTGCCATCGAGTGGTACGACTTCTTCCTTTACGCCGCCACCGCCGGCTTGGTGTTCAAAGCCGCGATATTCACCCCGCTGGGCCCGGCCGGCGGAACTTTATTCGCATTCCTCACCGTCGGACTGTCGTTCCTGTTCCGCCCGCTCGGCGCGTTTTTGGCGGGGCATTTCGCGGACAAGCTCGGCCGCCGCGCGGTCCTCATGGTGACACTGTTGGCGATGGGCGGCGCCACCACTCTGATCGGCCTGCTCCCCACCTACGAGACGATCGGCGTCCTCTCCCCTGTCTTGCTCGTCCTGCTGCGCCTGGTGCAGGGCATTTCCGCCGGCGGCGAGTGGGGCTCGGCTGTCCTGCTGGCCGTCGAGCACGCCCCGGACGGCAAACGCGGACTCTTCGGCGCGAGTCCGCAGATCGGCGCCCCGGCTGGCCTGCTGCTATCGTCCGGGGCGCTGTATCTGATGAATATCATCGCCCCGGGCGACGCCTTCCTCGAGTGGGGGTGGCGCGTACCGTTCCTCTTCTCCGCCTTGCTGGTCCTGCTCGGCTGGTGGGTGCGTAAGGGAGTGGATGAATCACCGGTGTACGAGGAAATGGCGGAGATTTCCTCCAACCAGACATCCAATCCAATCGGAACCCTGTTCCGGAACTACACCCCCGTTGTCATCGCTGGCGCTCTACTCTTCGCCGCGAATAGCGTTCTGGGATATATGACCACCGGCGGGTACATCCAGAACTACACCACCGATCCGGACGGAATGGCCCTCGACCGTGGCCCGATTCTTTTCGCCGTCACCGTCGCCGGCGCGGTGTGGATGGTCTCCACGTTCTTCACCGGCTGGCTCTCCGACCGGCTCGGGCGAAAGACCACCCTCGTTGGAGGTTTTGTCGTTCAGATCGTAGCCGCTCTCGTTCTTTTCCCGCTGGTGAACACGGCGGACATGGGAAAGATCTACGTCGCCCTAATCTTCCTCGCTCTCGCGCTCGGCTTCACTTACGGACAGATTGCAGCACTGTATGCCGAGCTTTTCCCCGCATCGGTCCGCGCGTCAGGCACGTCGATCACCTACGCCATCGGCGCGATCCTCGGCGGCGCATTCACTCCGTTCATTGCATCCTGGATCTACGAGGCCACTGGCTCATCGTGGGGCATCACCACCTACCTGGTCGGCGCGAGTGTCATCGGACTCGCCGTGGCTGTGTGTCTCCGGGAGCGCGCGGACATTCCGCTCGACCCTAGCAACGAACACGTGCAGCGCACCGGCCATTTCATCTGGCAACGCTAG
- a CDS encoding 50S ribosomal protein L25/general stress protein Ctc, with protein MANKFPTIQAEKRDEFGKGSARRLRAAGRVPGVLYSNGEDNLHFHVDILEITALVRNDGTNAILELEVDGDKNLAMVKHVDQNVLTLNIDHIDLFGVKRGEKVTVEVPVIYEGEAAPDAVILQEIDVVEIEVDALNIPDEIVVSIEGKEIGDQIFASDLPLPEGSELITDPEQLAINVTYEQVDEELESEAEDAEEGGAEAGADSEEGAEEGESEDDSEE; from the coding sequence ATGGCGAATAAGTTCCCGACTATCCAGGCTGAGAAGCGCGATGAGTTCGGCAAGGGCTCCGCTCGCCGTCTGCGCGCCGCTGGCCGCGTCCCGGGCGTCCTGTACAGCAACGGCGAGGACAACCTCCACTTCCACGTGGACATCCTCGAGATCACCGCTCTCGTGCGCAACGACGGCACCAACGCCATTCTCGAGCTCGAGGTTGACGGCGACAAGAACCTCGCGATGGTTAAGCACGTCGACCAGAACGTCCTGACCCTGAACATCGACCACATCGACCTCTTCGGCGTCAAGCGCGGCGAGAAGGTCACCGTCGAGGTTCCGGTCATCTACGAGGGCGAGGCCGCCCCGGACGCTGTGATTCTCCAGGAGATCGACGTTGTCGAGATCGAGGTCGACGCTCTGAACATTCCAGACGAGATCGTCGTGTCCATCGAGGGCAAGGAGATCGGCGACCAGATCTTCGCCAGCGACCTGCCGCTGCCGGAGGGTTCCGAGCTGATCACCGATCCGGAGCAGCTGGCGATCAACGTCACCTACGAGCAGGTTGACGAGGAGCTCGAGTCTGAGGCTGAGGACGCTGAGGAAGGCGGAGCCGAGGCTGGCGCCGACTCCGAGGAGGGCGCAGAGGAGGGCGAGTCCGAGGACGACTCCGAGGAGTAA
- the pth gene encoding aminoacyl-tRNA hydrolase has translation MAADSTAPVLVVGLGNPGTIYSQTRHNAGVMVIEELLDRATPMPAQLSVHKKTNTEVAELTAGRLTDRRTILARTRSFMNVSGGPVKALATYYGVNPENIYVVYDELDLDFGQVKLRLGGGDHGHNGLKSVTKSLGTPNYNRLAVGIGRPPGRQAPADYVLKPFAKQEAAELPITLADAADELIAAIS, from the coding sequence ATGGCTGCTGATTCCACCGCCCCGGTTCTGGTCGTCGGCTTGGGAAACCCCGGCACGATCTACTCGCAGACCCGCCATAATGCGGGAGTGATGGTCATCGAGGAACTGCTCGACCGCGCCACCCCGATGCCGGCACAGTTGAGCGTGCACAAGAAGACCAACACGGAGGTCGCCGAACTCACGGCCGGCCGTCTCACCGACCGGCGCACGATTCTCGCCCGCACCCGCAGCTTCATGAATGTCTCGGGCGGCCCGGTGAAAGCCCTCGCCACCTACTACGGCGTGAACCCAGAAAATATCTACGTTGTCTACGACGAGCTCGACCTCGACTTCGGCCAGGTCAAGCTCCGGCTCGGCGGCGGCGACCACGGCCACAACGGATTGAAGTCCGTGACCAAGTCACTGGGCACCCCCAACTACAACCGCCTCGCCGTTGGCATCGGCCGCCCGCCGGGCCGCCAAGCCCCCGCCGACTACGTGCTCAAGCCGTTTGCCAAGCAGGAGGCGGCGGAATTGCCCATCACGCTCGCCGACGCCGCCGACGAGCTCATCGCCGCCATCTCGTAG
- a CDS encoding nitronate monooxygenase produces MPPDLPARLPRIVAAPMAGGPSTPELVNAVGFGFLAWGTCPLDQARDELSRVEEPFGINLFYPQREEPRREDLEAAAAELGAEIPEPDYTFGFHDKLDLALADGRATIISCTFGCFTEAEFARIHDAGIQAWVTVTNEVDAIKAAELGADGLIVQGPKAGGHRSTWTITEEPDERDLEQLLSGIFRHVNIPMIAAGGARTSEDVERLIEWGAVSVACGSAFLLADEAGTSQTNRSILKAGGTSVSTRAFSGRYARGVESRFTREHPDLPPLYPQLNAMQKPLRENPDYSYCLVGDEFAGKLQEGPAAEIEAKLLGR; encoded by the coding sequence ATGCCACCAGATCTTCCCGCACGCCTGCCCCGCATCGTCGCAGCCCCCATGGCGGGCGGCCCGAGTACCCCCGAACTCGTGAATGCCGTCGGCTTCGGCTTCCTCGCGTGGGGGACATGCCCGCTCGACCAAGCGCGCGACGAACTCAGCCGGGTGGAGGAGCCGTTCGGCATTAACCTGTTCTACCCGCAGCGCGAGGAGCCGCGCCGGGAGGACCTCGAAGCGGCCGCCGCAGAGCTCGGGGCCGAGATTCCTGAGCCGGATTACACATTCGGCTTCCACGACAAACTCGACCTCGCGCTTGCCGACGGTCGCGCGACGATTATTTCCTGCACCTTCGGCTGCTTCACGGAGGCGGAATTCGCACGCATCCACGACGCCGGCATTCAGGCGTGGGTGACGGTGACCAATGAAGTAGACGCGATCAAGGCAGCGGAACTCGGTGCCGACGGACTGATTGTCCAAGGCCCGAAGGCCGGCGGCCACCGCTCCACGTGGACGATCACCGAAGAGCCCGACGAGCGCGACCTGGAGCAGCTGCTCAGCGGCATTTTCCGCCACGTGAACATTCCCATGATCGCCGCTGGCGGCGCGCGGACCTCCGAGGACGTCGAGCGGCTCATCGAGTGGGGCGCGGTATCCGTTGCCTGCGGCAGTGCATTCCTGCTTGCCGACGAAGCCGGCACCAGCCAGACCAACCGCTCCATCCTGAAAGCCGGTGGCACCTCCGTGTCCACTCGCGCCTTCTCCGGCCGCTACGCCCGTGGCGTGGAAAGCCGCTTTACTCGCGAGCACCCCGATCTGCCGCCGCTGTACCCGCAGCTCAACGCGATGCAGAAGCCACTGCGGGAGAACCCGGACTACTCCTACTGCCTCGTCGGCGACGAGTTCGCCGGGAAACTCCAGGAGGGCCCCGCCGCGGAGATCGAGGCGAAGCTGCTGGGTCGTTAG
- the pth gene encoding aminoacyl-tRNA hydrolase: protein MTPTLATWPLRLGCVFDKLRALFTSRRPTHSPEFPDAEWLIVGLGNPGAKYAATRHNVGYMALNELVGAALNPLPGFKAHTAPVPGTSALAVRSTTFMNNSGEGVAPVAEKLGIPPERIIVLHDELDLPAGKVRIKQGGNENGHNGLKSLTEQLGTRDYIRVRMGIGRPPKGMPVPDWMLSPIDDEGLDEQIATAAEAARLVVAEGLQRTQNQIHAR from the coding sequence ATGACGCCCACACTAGCAACATGGCCCCTTAGACTGGGCTGCGTGTTCGATAAACTCCGCGCCCTGTTCACGTCCCGCCGGCCCACGCACAGTCCCGAGTTTCCCGATGCAGAGTGGCTCATCGTCGGATTGGGCAACCCCGGCGCGAAATACGCCGCTACCCGCCACAACGTGGGATACATGGCGCTCAACGAGCTTGTCGGCGCTGCGCTGAACCCCCTTCCCGGCTTCAAAGCGCACACAGCACCAGTTCCGGGCACGTCCGCTCTGGCAGTGCGTTCGACGACCTTCATGAACAACAGCGGCGAGGGCGTCGCCCCAGTCGCGGAGAAGCTCGGAATCCCGCCAGAGCGGATCATTGTCCTGCACGACGAGCTGGACCTGCCCGCGGGCAAGGTGCGCATCAAGCAGGGCGGTAACGAGAACGGCCACAACGGCCTGAAATCCCTGACGGAGCAGTTAGGCACACGGGACTACATCCGGGTCCGTATGGGCATCGGCCGCCCACCGAAAGGGATGCCAGTTCCAGATTGGATGCTTAGCCCCATCGATGACGAAGGGCTCGATGAGCAGATAGCCACCGCCGCCGAGGCAGCCCGCCTCGTCGTCGCTGAAGGTCTGCAGCGCACGCAGAACCAGATCCACGCGCGGTGA